One genomic segment of Rhodopirellula islandica includes these proteins:
- a CDS encoding MFS transporter produces MPTRFLLILGAFLLSVLMWVDRACISAAKEDMATDLGFSDQQMGWVMSAFALGYALFQVPSGKLADRFGPRKVMAVVCLIWSAFTILTGVVRGLSAMVGLRFLFGMGEAGGYPTLARAFTSWLPMNERGITNSISFSGGRLGAALAMPGVVWLIGALGGWQQTFWFFGVIGILFAILWYTLFRDLPEDHFAVSESEATHIMQSRNPKRAAQLEHVEETPIKFLQMLRSTNMLMLMFQYVAHNFTFFFTVSWFFPYLKEQYSLTSEQTGWYAAAPLLCGVVGNWMAGFTVDRLYSRGQWKLSRRLPAAIGFALGAIGMSLCVNMTTPMSAVICMCIAIFGSDMILSPSWSTCMDIGGKSAGAVSGAMNMIGNLGAFATSLSFPYLVAHFHAHEPFFYSAAALNVVAIFLWFRISPDRSIAEELDAASRVTGAAA; encoded by the coding sequence ATGCCCACACGCTTCTTGCTGATCCTCGGCGCGTTCTTGTTGTCCGTGCTGATGTGGGTGGATCGAGCGTGCATCTCAGCTGCCAAAGAGGACATGGCAACCGACCTCGGTTTTTCCGATCAACAGATGGGTTGGGTCATGTCCGCCTTCGCACTTGGCTACGCCCTGTTCCAAGTTCCCAGCGGAAAGTTGGCCGATCGCTTTGGTCCTCGGAAAGTCATGGCCGTTGTGTGCTTGATATGGTCCGCATTCACCATCCTCACGGGAGTCGTTCGCGGCTTGTCAGCCATGGTTGGCCTGCGGTTCCTCTTCGGGATGGGGGAAGCCGGTGGTTACCCCACCCTGGCTCGCGCCTTCACGTCTTGGTTGCCGATGAACGAACGTGGAATCACCAATTCGATCAGCTTTTCGGGCGGACGTCTGGGGGCTGCCCTGGCGATGCCGGGCGTGGTCTGGCTGATCGGTGCACTGGGCGGGTGGCAACAAACGTTTTGGTTCTTTGGGGTGATCGGGATCCTGTTTGCGATTCTGTGGTACACGCTCTTTCGTGACCTGCCGGAAGATCATTTCGCCGTGTCGGAATCCGAGGCCACGCACATCATGCAGTCACGCAATCCGAAACGAGCGGCTCAGCTGGAACACGTTGAGGAAACGCCCATCAAGTTCCTTCAGATGTTGCGATCCACCAACATGTTGATGCTGATGTTCCAGTACGTCGCCCACAACTTCACGTTCTTCTTCACCGTCAGTTGGTTTTTCCCCTACCTGAAAGAACAATACTCACTGACCAGCGAACAAACGGGCTGGTACGCCGCCGCCCCCTTGTTGTGCGGGGTTGTCGGCAACTGGATGGCGGGCTTCACTGTCGATCGGCTCTACAGCCGCGGCCAATGGAAACTTTCTCGACGCCTACCGGCTGCGATCGGGTTTGCACTGGGTGCCATTGGGATGAGCTTGTGTGTGAACATGACCACGCCCATGTCCGCTGTCATTTGCATGTGCATCGCGATCTTTGGCAGTGACATGATTCTCAGCCCTTCTTGGTCAACCTGCATGGACATCGGCGGAAAAAGTGCCGGCGCGGTCAGCGGAGCCATGAACATGATCGGCAACCTGGGTGCCTTCGCGACGTCGTTGTCCTTCCCGTACTTGGTCGCCCACTTCCATGCTCATGAGCCGTTCTTCTACTCGGCCGCAGCACTGAATGTGGTGGCAATCTTTCTGTGGTTCCGCATCTCGCCGGACCGGTCCATCGCGGAAGAGCTGGATGCTGCTTCGCGAGTAACAGGAGCCGCCGCATGA
- the glpK gene encoding glycerol kinase GlpK, with product MKAILALDQGTTSSRAILFAHDGSIIGMTQQEFTQHYPKPGWVEHDANEIWETQLSVAQTVLQQHNMDASDVHAIGITNQRETTLVWDRATGEPIHNAIVWQDRRTAPDCDALREAGRSELVQHKTGLVIDAYFCATKLHWILENVSGAKERAEKGELAFGTIDSWLFWKLTGGNVHATDVTNASRTMLWNIHTGKWDDELLELFDIPKAILPSVHPSSHVYGETEPSLFGKSIPLGGAAGDQQSALLGQNCTLPGMAKNTYGTGCFMLMNIGDTPSPSPSRLLTTVACWDGDKREYAYEGSIFIAGAIVQWLRDGLGIIQSSSEVESLAASVDDTDGVYLVPAFAGLGAPHWDSYARGILVGLTRGTTKAHIARAALEGIAFQVADVLDAMRKDSGVAIEELRVDGGAAANDLLMQFQADIIGARVVRPKIIETTAAGAAYVAGLATGFWKDYADIERIWETDRVFEPQMAADEVSRRRIRWAKALERSKQWAELESATD from the coding sequence ATGAAGGCAATTCTGGCACTGGATCAAGGAACAACGAGTTCTCGAGCGATCCTGTTTGCACACGATGGATCGATCATCGGGATGACCCAGCAAGAGTTCACACAGCACTACCCCAAACCGGGCTGGGTGGAACACGACGCGAACGAAATTTGGGAGACGCAACTGTCGGTCGCTCAAACGGTGCTTCAACAGCACAACATGGACGCGTCTGACGTGCACGCCATTGGAATCACCAATCAACGCGAGACCACCCTGGTGTGGGACCGCGCCACCGGCGAACCGATTCACAACGCCATCGTGTGGCAAGATCGAAGAACGGCTCCCGATTGCGATGCGTTGCGGGAAGCAGGCCGATCAGAACTGGTTCAGCACAAGACGGGATTGGTCATCGACGCCTATTTCTGCGCCACGAAGCTGCACTGGATTCTCGAGAACGTTTCTGGGGCCAAAGAGCGAGCCGAAAAGGGCGAGCTTGCATTTGGGACCATCGACAGTTGGTTGTTTTGGAAGTTGACGGGCGGAAACGTCCACGCCACCGATGTCACCAACGCCTCGCGAACAATGCTGTGGAACATTCACACAGGGAAGTGGGACGACGAGTTGCTGGAATTGTTTGACATTCCCAAAGCCATTCTTCCCAGCGTCCACCCGTCCAGTCACGTGTACGGTGAAACGGAACCCTCGCTGTTTGGCAAATCCATTCCACTGGGTGGAGCGGCGGGCGACCAGCAATCGGCTTTGCTGGGACAGAACTGCACCCTGCCCGGCATGGCGAAGAACACTTACGGCACCGGATGTTTCATGTTGATGAACATCGGTGACACGCCGTCCCCCTCTCCTTCGCGCTTGTTGACCACCGTTGCCTGCTGGGATGGCGACAAACGAGAGTACGCCTACGAAGGCAGCATCTTCATCGCCGGTGCGATTGTGCAGTGGTTGCGAGACGGACTGGGGATCATCCAGTCGTCCTCCGAAGTCGAATCGCTCGCTGCCAGCGTGGACGATACCGACGGCGTGTACCTCGTTCCAGCGTTCGCCGGTCTCGGCGCACCACACTGGGATTCCTACGCACGCGGCATCTTGGTTGGCCTGACTCGCGGGACCACCAAGGCTCACATCGCTCGTGCCGCACTGGAGGGCATTGCCTTCCAAGTTGCAGATGTGCTCGACGCGATGCGGAAGGATTCCGGCGTCGCGATCGAGGAACTGCGAGTCGATGGCGGAGCGGCCGCCAATGACTTGTTGATGCAATTCCAGGCTGACATCATTGGTGCTCGCGTGGTCCGTCCCAAGATCATTGAAACCACGGCGGCTGGGGCGGCCTATGTCGCCGGCCTCGCGACCGGTTTCTGGAAGGATTACGCCGACATCGAGCGAATCTGGGAAACCGACCGCGTGTTCGAGCCCCAAATGGCAGCCGACGAGGTGTCGCGACGCCGAATTCGCTGGGCCAAAGCGCTCGAGCGTTCCAAGCAGTGGGCAGAACTCGAATCCGCGACCGACTGA
- a CDS encoding isocitrate/isopropylmalate dehydrogenase family protein, which produces MTQSFHLVILGGDGIGPEVCDQSVRLLEIMQSNLNGVAFELDHHSVGVGEYQRSGEALPQSAFDACLASDAVLLGAMGLPNVRYPNGKEIAPQLDLRERLQLYGGVRPIRLFHEDDTPLKGQGPGDIDFVLVRESTEGLFYGRDAIADLDADEATNLLRISRSASERVCRLAFQTARRRNGKKTVTLIDKANVLSSMVYFRHVFDEVAKEFPDIKADHVYVDAAALFLVRRPQDFDVMVTENMFGDILSDLAAGLVGGMGMAPSGDLGDNAAVFQPSHGSAPDIAGQSIANPIAMHLSTAMMLEWLGHAETRRAADALNGAISDVLSDPTQRTADMGGQLSTVEITDKIAAHLSRRLQGETTPV; this is translated from the coding sequence ATGACCCAATCCTTTCATCTCGTCATCTTAGGTGGCGATGGCATCGGCCCCGAAGTTTGTGACCAATCGGTTCGGTTGCTTGAAATCATGCAATCGAATTTGAACGGAGTCGCCTTCGAACTCGACCATCACAGCGTCGGCGTTGGCGAGTATCAGCGATCCGGGGAAGCACTGCCTCAGTCGGCATTCGATGCCTGCCTGGCATCCGATGCGGTGTTACTCGGCGCGATGGGATTGCCTAACGTTCGCTACCCCAATGGCAAAGAGATCGCACCTCAATTGGACCTTCGCGAGCGTTTGCAGTTGTACGGTGGTGTCCGCCCAATTCGCCTCTTTCACGAAGACGACACCCCGTTGAAGGGCCAAGGCCCCGGTGACATCGACTTTGTGCTGGTTCGCGAGAGCACCGAAGGGTTGTTCTATGGACGTGATGCGATTGCGGATCTGGACGCGGATGAAGCGACCAACTTGCTCCGGATCAGCCGATCGGCATCGGAACGGGTTTGCCGCTTGGCATTCCAAACCGCTCGTCGCCGAAACGGCAAGAAGACGGTCACCTTGATCGACAAGGCCAACGTGCTTTCCTCAATGGTTTATTTTCGTCACGTGTTTGACGAAGTCGCCAAGGAGTTCCCGGACATCAAAGCCGATCATGTTTATGTCGATGCAGCTGCATTGTTCTTGGTCCGTCGCCCACAAGACTTCGATGTCATGGTCACGGAAAACATGTTCGGCGACATCCTCTCTGACCTGGCCGCCGGTCTGGTCGGTGGAATGGGAATGGCGCCTTCGGGCGACTTGGGTGACAACGCAGCGGTCTTTCAACCTTCGCATGGTTCGGCCCCCGATATCGCCGGGCAATCGATCGCCAATCCAATTGCGATGCACCTGTCGACCGCAATGATGTTGGAGTGGCTGGGTCACGCTGAAACACGCCGCGCAGCGGACGCTTTGAACGGTGCCATCTCGGACGTTTTGTCTGACCCAACGCAGCGGACCGCGGACATGGGCGGCCAACTTTCGACGGTCGAGATCACGGACAAAATCGCAGCTCACCTGAGTCGACGACTCCAGGGTGAAACGACGCCCGTCTGA
- a CDS encoding DUF1593 domain-containing protein, which yields MSTRKQLLVAGVIFTGLLSVMIPTVSAERPRLAVLTDIGGDPDDTQSLVRLLVYSNEFEIEALIASASGTRGELKESITRPDLIHELIDAYEHVRPNLQQHAKGWPEADALRGVVVSGNPNRERPHIGEGHDTDGSRLLIKRIDAGSVESPLCITVWGGQTDLAQALDRVQATRGPDGFAAFVRKFSVYDIADQDGIANWMRKQFPGMHYVLSTAAPNADKRTANFRGMYLTGDESLTGRNWIEANVRSKGPLGALYPTKTWTAPNPHGCLKEGDTPSWFFFLPKGGNDPKDPSQPGWGGEFTKQDDGWYRDRTATTNYDPRTSVSRWRPEFQADFAKRMQWCLPATE from the coding sequence GTGTCGACTCGAAAACAACTCCTTGTGGCTGGGGTGATCTTCACCGGTCTCTTGTCCGTGATGATTCCCACCGTCTCTGCCGAACGACCACGACTGGCTGTGTTGACTGACATTGGCGGCGATCCCGATGACACGCAATCGTTGGTTCGCTTGTTGGTTTATTCCAACGAGTTTGAGATCGAAGCGTTGATCGCCAGTGCGTCAGGGACACGAGGTGAACTGAAGGAATCGATCACTCGGCCTGACCTGATTCATGAACTCATCGATGCCTACGAACATGTTCGGCCGAATTTGCAACAACACGCCAAAGGTTGGCCGGAGGCGGATGCACTTCGCGGCGTCGTCGTGTCAGGCAATCCGAATCGGGAACGCCCTCACATCGGTGAGGGACATGACACCGATGGATCACGTTTGTTGATCAAACGGATTGATGCGGGGTCGGTGGAGTCGCCCCTTTGCATCACCGTCTGGGGTGGGCAAACTGATCTGGCTCAGGCCCTTGACCGAGTCCAAGCGACACGCGGTCCGGATGGATTCGCAGCGTTTGTTCGCAAGTTCTCTGTCTATGACATCGCCGACCAGGACGGCATTGCCAATTGGATGCGAAAGCAATTTCCGGGGATGCACTATGTGCTATCCACAGCGGCACCGAACGCCGACAAACGCACCGCGAATTTTCGTGGGATGTATTTGACGGGTGATGAAAGCCTGACCGGACGAAATTGGATTGAAGCCAATGTTCGAAGCAAGGGACCACTGGGAGCGTTGTATCCCACCAAGACTTGGACGGCACCCAATCCGCACGGTTGCCTGAAGGAAGGTGACACGCCTTCGTGGTTTTTCTTCCTGCCGAAAGGCGGGAATGATCCCAAAGACCCAAGCCAACCTGGTTGGGGCGGGGAGTTCACGAAGCAAGACGACGGATGGTACCGAGACCGAACGGCCACCACGAACTACGATCCTCGCACATCGGTCAGCCGTTGGCGTCCCGAATTTCAAGCGGACTTTGCTAAACGCATGCAGTGGTGTTTGCCTGCCACCGAGTGA
- a CDS encoding glycerol-3-phosphate dehydrogenase/oxidase produces MQREHSLTQLNERSEPWDIVIIGGGATGVGIAMDAATRGLDCLLLEQADFGKGTSSRSTKLVHGGVRYLQQGNITLVRDALKERTLLRNNAPQLVHDMPFLIPCGSLMERMYYATGLKVYDWLATGNRFGRSHAIGPQEAAQRVPTLQKQKANGGVIYHDGQFDDTRLLISMARTAAEHGACLLNYVAVTGLSKDDAGEINGVLAEDRETGATLSIGARRVINAAGPFCDAVRAMDEPAAEKMLAASQGVHLVLPRRFFPGDIAMIVPKTSDGRVLFIIPWHNHAVVGTTDTAIETVSLEPKPQAGEIEFLLETAKEYLVEAPAREDVLSVFTGIRPLVKGDKSSRTASLSRDHTIRISDSKLITITGGKWTTVRKMAEDCVDRTIASTKNSATPLTATGCQTETLHLHGYDPNSGSTNTVAGAGRGHYGSDLPEIERLEQEKPEWSQKLHTDLSITGGEVIWAVRNEMARAVEDVLARRTRCLFLNSKATVQISETVAKLMATEMHRDEAWIAEQVASFAKLAEAYQIT; encoded by the coding sequence ATGCAACGCGAACATTCCCTGACCCAGCTCAACGAACGTTCCGAGCCCTGGGACATTGTCATCATTGGCGGCGGTGCGACGGGGGTTGGAATCGCCATGGATGCTGCCACGCGTGGTCTGGATTGCCTGCTGCTCGAACAAGCTGACTTCGGCAAGGGAACGTCCAGCCGCAGCACCAAACTGGTACATGGCGGCGTCCGCTACCTCCAACAAGGCAACATCACGTTGGTGCGAGATGCCTTGAAGGAGCGCACGCTGCTTCGCAACAACGCGCCACAACTGGTGCATGACATGCCGTTTTTGATCCCCTGTGGTTCGTTGATGGAACGGATGTATTACGCAACGGGCCTGAAAGTTTACGACTGGTTGGCGACCGGAAACCGTTTCGGGCGGTCTCACGCGATTGGTCCCCAGGAAGCCGCACAGCGAGTGCCGACCTTGCAGAAGCAGAAAGCCAACGGAGGCGTGATCTATCACGACGGGCAGTTCGATGACACGCGGTTGCTCATCAGCATGGCTCGGACCGCTGCGGAGCATGGGGCGTGCCTGTTGAACTACGTTGCCGTGACGGGACTCTCGAAAGACGATGCGGGTGAAATCAACGGTGTGCTTGCCGAGGACCGCGAAACGGGTGCCACGCTATCGATCGGGGCACGCCGAGTGATCAATGCCGCGGGGCCGTTCTGTGATGCTGTCCGAGCGATGGACGAGCCGGCTGCTGAAAAGATGCTGGCGGCCAGCCAAGGTGTGCATCTCGTTCTGCCTCGCCGCTTCTTCCCCGGCGACATTGCGATGATCGTTCCCAAAACGTCTGACGGTCGCGTTCTGTTCATCATCCCTTGGCACAATCATGCGGTGGTCGGAACCACCGACACGGCGATTGAGACCGTGTCGCTGGAACCCAAACCACAAGCCGGAGAGATTGAATTTCTTCTGGAGACTGCAAAGGAGTACTTGGTCGAAGCACCAGCGCGTGAAGATGTCCTCAGCGTGTTCACCGGGATTCGACCACTGGTCAAAGGCGACAAGTCATCACGAACCGCGTCGCTGTCTCGCGATCACACCATTCGCATCTCCGATTCCAAGCTGATCACGATCACCGGTGGCAAATGGACGACGGTCCGCAAGATGGCTGAGGACTGCGTCGATCGAACGATTGCCTCGACGAAAAATTCAGCCACTCCGCTCACCGCGACTGGCTGCCAAACGGAAACACTTCACCTGCATGGCTACGATCCAAACTCGGGATCGACCAACACCGTCGCCGGTGCGGGGCGAGGGCACTACGGATCGGACCTGCCCGAGATCGAACGACTGGAACAAGAGAAACCCGAGTGGAGCCAGAAGTTGCACACGGACCTCTCCATCACCGGTGGCGAAGTGATCTGGGCGGTCCGGAACGAGATGGCAAGGGCGGTCGAAGATGTGCTGGCTCGCCGAACCCGATGCCTGTTTTTGAACTCCAAAGCAACGGTCCAGATCTCAGAGACGGTTGCCAAGCTGATGGCCACTGAGATGCATCGTGATGAAGCGTGGATCGCGGAACAAGTCGCATCCTTTGCAAAACTGGCTGAGGCCTATCAGATCACCTGA